One Mycobacteroides salmoniphilum DNA segment encodes these proteins:
- a CDS encoding ester cyclase, with translation MSDNVVGAEAKEIVRLNTEQVQGRGDFDLLETLFADDFVDHTPQPGTTPDKDGVRVLYRRLRDAFPDFRPEIHWQTVDGDVVTTFKTYHGTHRGAFLGIEPTGRVIKFETVDAMRVRDGQIAEHWGVANLYSVVHQLGGRIQS, from the coding sequence ATGAGCGACAACGTTGTGGGTGCGGAGGCTAAGGAGATCGTGCGGCTCAACACCGAACAGGTACAAGGACGGGGTGATTTCGACCTACTGGAGACGCTCTTCGCGGACGATTTCGTGGACCACACCCCGCAACCGGGAACAACGCCTGACAAGGACGGCGTGCGCGTGCTCTACCGCCGGTTACGCGACGCATTTCCCGACTTCCGCCCCGAGATCCATTGGCAGACAGTTGATGGTGATGTAGTAACTACTTTCAAGACATACCACGGAACTCACCGGGGCGCGTTCCTCGGCATCGAGCCGACCGGTCGCGTCATCAAATTCGAGACCGTCGATGCGATGCGCGTGCGGGACGGACAGATTGCCGAACACTGGGGCGTAGCCAACCTTTACTCGGTGGTACACCAACTCGGCGGCCGCATCCAATCGTAA
- a CDS encoding MspA family porin, translated as MLKSLAVLTTACALGAVAPVALADPPGGEPLPDAAAADSVPVPPAVDGAVASAEPGTLRTREGWMLAVAAKDEVQLPVAPLTTALSSREYLVGGTFLGAIKGAGTTKLTDGTLEAGYQIGCGISAAEVDLRFGGGITPQISPAGVPSVGGNVFAQVRPTLKPGTATIIPVTKMAFEGDTARVTITAFRIKIDSCVGQSFIRSYAILTSSTEDTQDVITYMGVTKAV; from the coding sequence ATGCTGAAAAGTCTTGCCGTCCTGACCACCGCATGTGCGCTCGGTGCGGTCGCGCCTGTGGCCCTGGCGGATCCGCCGGGCGGCGAGCCACTTCCGGACGCTGCGGCCGCCGATTCGGTACCGGTCCCGCCTGCGGTAGACGGTGCCGTCGCGTCCGCGGAGCCGGGCACCCTACGGACGCGAGAGGGCTGGATGCTGGCTGTCGCGGCCAAGGACGAGGTGCAGTTGCCTGTCGCGCCGTTGACCACGGCCCTGTCCTCGCGCGAATATCTGGTCGGTGGCACCTTCCTCGGAGCCATCAAGGGGGCCGGTACCACCAAACTGACCGACGGTACCCTGGAGGCTGGATACCAAATCGGTTGTGGGATAAGCGCTGCCGAGGTCGACCTGAGATTTGGTGGCGGCATCACGCCACAGATCAGCCCAGCAGGCGTGCCCAGCGTCGGCGGCAACGTCTTTGCACAGGTCCGCCCGACCCTCAAGCCGGGGACCGCGACCATCATCCCGGTCACCAAGATGGCATTCGAGGGGGACACCGCCCGCGTCACCATTACCGCGTTCCGTATCAAGATCGACAGCTGCGTGGGTCAGTCCTTCATCCGCTCCTATGCGATCTTGACCAGTTCCACCGAGGACACGCAGGACGTGATCACCTACATGGGTGTCACCAAGGCTGTCTGA
- a CDS encoding MspA family porin — MYRALATVTAACVLTGAAPLASAEPIPSPRPLPAAAENPPPPVEGEPGPALDTGVVASEPPATVTTPDGWVLTLAAEEETQLPIPPLTTATSSREYLAGGTFIATVKGGGSTKLKGGTVEAGYQIGCGIALSGVRLTGSVGLSSSIGQSGLGNISMPLVGNIEVRPKPGEVINVSVTKKKFKGTQSRITLKDVHIKIDGCIGQSFLRSYAVLTSTTSGTEDIIGYYGVTKTV, encoded by the coding sequence ATGTATAGAGCTCTTGCCACGGTGACTGCCGCGTGCGTACTCACGGGAGCGGCCCCGCTGGCATCGGCCGAACCCATTCCTTCTCCACGTCCCTTGCCCGCCGCAGCCGAGAACCCGCCGCCCCCGGTGGAGGGCGAACCCGGCCCAGCGCTGGACACCGGCGTCGTCGCCTCCGAACCGCCGGCGACCGTCACCACACCGGACGGCTGGGTGTTGACGCTTGCGGCAGAGGAAGAGACCCAGTTGCCGATCCCGCCACTCACCACGGCGACCTCCTCCCGCGAGTATCTGGCCGGAGGCACGTTCATCGCCACCGTGAAGGGCGGTGGCAGCACCAAATTGAAAGGTGGCACGGTCGAGGCGGGTTACCAGATTGGCTGTGGCATCGCCTTGAGTGGTGTTCGTCTGACCGGAAGCGTCGGCCTCTCCTCGTCGATTGGCCAGTCCGGACTCGGCAACATCAGCATGCCCCTGGTGGGAAACATTGAGGTGAGGCCAAAGCCCGGTGAGGTCATCAACGTCTCTGTCACCAAGAAGAAGTTCAAGGGCACGCAGTCGCGCATCACGCTCAAGGACGTCCACATCAAGATCGATGGGTGCATAGGGCAGTCGTTCCTGCGATCCTATGCGGTGCTTACCAGCACGACCTCAGGAACTGAAGACATCATCGGCTACTACGGCGTCACCAAGACGGTGTGA
- a CDS encoding ESX secretion-associated protein EspG, which produces MTVRLDFDELELTREITGNDLLPVVLAAGPRHEDEVEHRNALENARTRLKERNLLKGEDLHPTLRDMLTSASKATGQVAVRRWAGSQMLRLCLVEHGEAYVLLVNDGEGVAMRSVSGSLGAELWRYLGDATPLKFGSINAPAEQLALALNAEPADMARHLMALGATKADAVTVAKAMARRGAMTEITAIRRVDGITDRAPGGVAVYDTAFGRIMATPSTSADGALWATLTPATPQRMTHALKSLGLE; this is translated from the coding sequence GTGACCGTCCGCCTGGACTTCGACGAACTGGAGCTGACCCGCGAGATCACCGGCAATGACCTTTTGCCGGTTGTGTTGGCCGCAGGTCCGCGCCACGAAGACGAAGTCGAGCATCGAAACGCCCTGGAAAACGCCCGCACCAGGCTCAAGGAGCGCAACCTGCTGAAGGGCGAAGACCTTCATCCGACACTGCGCGACATGCTGACCTCGGCCAGCAAGGCCACCGGTCAGGTCGCGGTGCGCCGTTGGGCGGGATCGCAGATGCTGCGGCTGTGCCTGGTCGAGCACGGCGAGGCGTATGTGCTGCTGGTCAACGATGGCGAGGGTGTGGCCATGCGATCGGTGTCCGGTTCACTCGGCGCCGAACTGTGGCGCTACCTGGGCGATGCCACCCCACTGAAGTTCGGGTCGATCAATGCGCCCGCCGAGCAGCTGGCCCTGGCACTCAACGCCGAGCCCGCCGACATGGCCCGGCACCTCATGGCTCTCGGTGCCACCAAGGCCGACGCCGTAACCGTCGCGAAGGCGATGGCTCGCCGCGGCGCGATGACCGAGATCACCGCGATTCGACGCGTCGACGGCATCACCGACCGTGCACCCGGCGGAGTTGCGGTGTACGACACCGCGTTTGGCCGAATCATGGCCACCCCCAGTACATCTGCCGACGGTGCCCTGTGGGCCACGCTCACTCCAGCGACACCGCAGCGGATGACGCACGCGCTCAAGAGCCTTGGCCTGGAGTAG
- a CDS encoding PPE domain-containing protein has protein sequence MTGFTGVNWVARKAKKLALDLTTGAGPTHVVDSALAWQEISAAFAEVHENSLGVSEKLVEGYRGPRAEEALSKLTPFTEWLDKMAGLTQEVSDTANTYAESYGTAVLDMPHINDLAQLEKAKAEALSAGGALFGLHATTEGMEQGLDLQAAKAMETYESASEPAAKVVEFPAAPEIIKYPEEKSEANSGNTGVSAAGVGLSEMGPSPLSPDSVPGVQSARAAAISMTANAASVGGSGMGMGGMGAPMAGMMAGGALAASAGKGIKVGNVNGKKDEDEDEEKLTAIGATGVFMGDESKPVELPDILTTKSGTDKVADFENVDASTLFERGGSKGAVAPPVLGASAEL, from the coding sequence ATGACCGGATTCACTGGCGTCAACTGGGTGGCCCGCAAGGCGAAGAAGCTGGCCCTGGACCTGACCACCGGTGCGGGCCCGACGCATGTCGTCGACAGCGCACTGGCCTGGCAAGAGATCAGCGCCGCGTTCGCCGAGGTGCACGAGAACAGCCTGGGCGTCAGCGAGAAGCTCGTGGAGGGGTACCGCGGACCTCGTGCCGAAGAGGCGCTGTCCAAGCTGACCCCCTTCACCGAGTGGCTGGACAAGATGGCCGGACTGACTCAGGAAGTCAGCGACACCGCCAATACCTACGCCGAGTCCTATGGCACCGCGGTTCTCGACATGCCCCACATCAACGACCTGGCCCAGCTGGAAAAGGCCAAGGCCGAAGCTTTGTCGGCCGGCGGAGCGCTCTTCGGACTCCACGCCACCACCGAGGGCATGGAGCAGGGTCTCGACCTACAGGCCGCCAAGGCCATGGAGACCTACGAGTCGGCCAGCGAGCCCGCGGCGAAGGTCGTGGAGTTCCCGGCGGCTCCGGAGATCATCAAGTACCCCGAAGAGAAGTCGGAAGCCAACAGCGGCAACACCGGTGTCAGCGCTGCGGGCGTCGGCCTGTCCGAGATGGGCCCGAGCCCCCTGAGCCCCGACTCGGTGCCCGGCGTGCAGAGCGCCCGCGCGGCGGCAATCTCGATGACTGCGAATGCGGCCTCCGTCGGCGGCTCCGGTATGGGCATGGGCGGAATGGGTGCGCCGATGGCCGGCATGATGGCTGGCGGCGCGCTGGCCGCGAGCGCAGGCAAGGGCATCAAGGTCGGAAACGTCAACGGCAAGAAGGATGAGGACGAAGACGAGGAGAAGCTCACCGCCATCGGCGCCACCGGCGTCTTCATGGGCGACGAGAGCAAGCCCGTCGAACTGCCGGACATTCTGACCACCAAGTCGGGTACCGACAAGGTCGCCGACTTCGAAAATGTAGATGCCTCAACGCTGTTCGAGCGCGGCGGCTCCAAGGGAGCAGTGGCGCCGCCGGTCCTCGGTGCGAGCGCGGAGCTGTGA
- a CDS encoding PE family protein, with product MADVPAPAQREEIRWDLANQPGTVLQVDPDVMKDAAVEYDAMAQRLQEALDKQLEATKFGSAGRDEVSTAVAHASAKTNENFEKVARDGIEQLKRIAEAFRRNSQAFVDLERHNAARINGVGE from the coding sequence ATGGCTGACGTACCGGCGCCCGCCCAGCGTGAGGAGATCCGTTGGGACCTGGCTAACCAGCCGGGAACTGTTCTGCAGGTCGATCCGGATGTGATGAAGGATGCCGCTGTCGAGTACGACGCGATGGCGCAGCGACTGCAGGAAGCTCTCGACAAGCAGCTTGAGGCCACGAAGTTCGGCTCGGCGGGCCGCGACGAGGTGTCCACTGCGGTAGCCCACGCCTCCGCGAAGACCAACGAGAACTTCGAGAAGGTCGCCAGGGACGGTATCGAGCAGCTCAAGCGCATTGCCGAGGCGTTCCGACGCAACTCTCAGGCGTTCGTGGATCTCGAACGGCACAACGCCGCCCGTATCAATGGTGTGGGGGAATAG
- a CDS encoding metallopeptidase family protein gives MAVQMSEQRFEELVSDALDAVPPKLAAAIDNVVVLVQDRHPEDPELLGLYEGIALTERDSFYAGALPDTITIYREPLLEMCSSEYEVVDEVTITVIHEIAHHFGIDDERLHQLGWD, from the coding sequence ATGGCGGTCCAGATGAGCGAGCAACGGTTCGAAGAACTCGTATCCGACGCCCTCGACGCCGTGCCGCCGAAGCTCGCCGCCGCCATCGACAACGTGGTGGTGCTGGTCCAGGACCGACATCCGGAGGATCCCGAGCTACTCGGGCTGTATGAGGGGATAGCGCTGACCGAGCGCGACAGCTTCTATGCGGGCGCGCTTCCGGACACCATCACGATTTATCGCGAGCCGCTGCTCGAGATGTGTTCCAGCGAATACGAGGTGGTCGATGAGGTGACGATCACGGTGATCCACGAGATCGCTCACCATTTTGGTATCGACGACGAACGCTTACACCAGCTGGGCTGGGACTAA
- a CDS encoding septum formation family protein — MSDEAEPTPKVERDESSPDESTNDEVGTDTSANSAAESVDTAVPPAEAQEAQEAPESPVTSDSDAESADATESPQTEVLDYPDSGEADAPADGAAAAPLSEKNHWWESLKEGLKERSTHRALLLVTFGGLFIAGLTQALPDGWTSADRLVNRIDSNPVPSTGAPGNSTFNSAKGGDCLSWSAPTSMADVRTVDCASDHRFEVAESIDLRTFPGAEYGPDSQPPSMVRIQEISQEQCQVAINRYLGDRYDPNSRFTMGMLYPDKKGWSEAGERRVLCGLQLPGSDNQQQLFRGKVAEQDQSKVWPVGTCVGIDSTTNLPTELPVDCDRAHAMEITGTVSLAEQFPGSVPPEPDQDAFIKDNCNRLTNEYMGNPDGFRATTLTLSYNTITLPSWTAGSRQVSCNIGSTLGNGAWSTLVNSAKSGQLLINGQPPVPPPDIPADRLNMPPIPLSTTPAPTQQPTQQPSYTQQPTYTQQPTRTQQPTQQPTQQPTRTSAPPTSSAAPNPSNPPGNTIVTTLPPGAGPPPPPAGPPMDGPPMEGPPMEGQVPGQAPAGAPPPGPA; from the coding sequence ATGAGTGACGAAGCCGAACCCACGCCGAAGGTCGAGCGGGACGAGTCCTCCCCGGACGAATCCACCAACGACGAGGTGGGCACCGATACCTCCGCGAACTCCGCCGCCGAGTCCGTGGATACTGCCGTGCCACCCGCGGAGGCCCAGGAGGCCCAGGAAGCCCCGGAGTCCCCCGTCACCTCGGACTCTGATGCCGAATCCGCCGACGCCACCGAATCTCCGCAGACGGAAGTCCTGGACTACCCCGATAGCGGCGAGGCCGACGCACCCGCAGATGGCGCCGCCGCGGCCCCTCTGTCAGAGAAGAACCACTGGTGGGAGAGCCTGAAAGAGGGTCTCAAGGAGCGTTCCACCCACCGCGCGCTGCTGCTCGTCACCTTCGGTGGCCTGTTCATCGCGGGTCTCACCCAGGCGCTGCCGGACGGCTGGACCTCGGCGGACCGTCTGGTCAACAGGATCGACTCGAACCCGGTGCCGAGCACCGGTGCCCCGGGCAACAGCACCTTCAACTCGGCGAAGGGTGGCGACTGCCTCAGTTGGTCTGCGCCCACGTCCATGGCCGATGTCCGCACCGTCGACTGTGCGAGCGATCATCGTTTCGAGGTCGCAGAGTCCATCGACCTGCGGACCTTCCCCGGCGCGGAGTACGGGCCGGATTCGCAGCCACCCAGCATGGTGCGCATCCAGGAAATCAGCCAGGAGCAGTGCCAGGTCGCCATCAACCGCTACCTGGGCGATCGCTACGACCCGAACAGCCGATTCACCATGGGCATGTTGTACCCCGATAAGAAGGGCTGGTCCGAGGCGGGTGAGCGGCGTGTGCTGTGTGGGCTACAGCTCCCCGGCTCCGACAACCAGCAGCAGCTCTTCCGCGGCAAGGTAGCCGAGCAGGACCAGTCCAAGGTCTGGCCGGTAGGCACGTGTGTCGGTATCGACTCGACGACGAACCTGCCCACCGAGCTCCCGGTTGACTGCGACAGGGCTCATGCCATGGAGATCACCGGAACCGTGAGCCTGGCGGAGCAGTTCCCGGGTTCGGTACCACCCGAACCCGATCAGGATGCGTTCATCAAGGACAACTGCAACCGCCTGACGAACGAATACATGGGGAATCCCGATGGGTTCCGCGCCACCACGCTGACGCTGTCGTACAACACGATCACCCTGCCGAGTTGGACCGCGGGTAGCCGTCAGGTCAGCTGCAACATCGGTTCCACCCTCGGTAACGGCGCATGGTCGACCTTGGTCAACAGCGCCAAGAGCGGGCAACTACTGATCAATGGGCAGCCGCCGGTACCACCGCCGGACATTCCCGCGGACCGGCTGAACATGCCGCCGATCCCGTTGTCCACCACTCCGGCGCCCACCCAGCAGCCAACTCAGCAACCCAGCTACACACAGCAGCCGACATACACGCAGCAGCCGACCCGCACCCAACAGCCAACCCAGCAACCAACCCAGCAGCCGACGCGGACGTCTGCGCCGCCAACGTCCTCGGCCGCGCCCAACCCCAGCAATCCGCCTGGCAACACGATCGTGACAACGCTGCCCCCCGGCGCGGGTCCACCACCGCCGCCTGCGGGCCCGCCGATGGATGGCCCTCCCATGGAGGGACCGCCGATGGAGGGACAGGTGCCAGGACAGGCACCCGCGGGAGCCCCGCCGCCCGGACCGGCCTAG
- a CDS encoding ankyrin repeat domain-containing protein, translating to MEPDRDDGDDIGDSSAGEAEHQARVAEQVAALAHELFDMAREGNASTLAAYLDSGAPVDLTNAAGDTLVMLAAYHGNASTVRSLIARGADVNRANDKGQTPLAGAVFKGSDDIVEILVKAGADPTAGTPSALDAARMFGKDEYLSLFGL from the coding sequence ATGGAACCTGACCGTGATGACGGCGACGACATCGGCGACTCTTCAGCGGGGGAAGCCGAGCATCAGGCCCGCGTTGCCGAGCAGGTCGCCGCGCTCGCCCACGAGCTATTCGATATGGCCAGGGAAGGCAACGCGTCCACCCTGGCCGCATACCTGGACTCCGGTGCACCGGTGGATCTGACCAATGCGGCAGGCGACACCCTCGTCATGTTGGCCGCCTACCACGGGAACGCCTCGACGGTGCGGTCGCTGATAGCGCGCGGCGCCGACGTCAACCGCGCCAACGACAAGGGGCAGACCCCGTTGGCCGGCGCAGTGTTCAAGGGCTCCGACGACATTGTCGAGATCCTGGTCAAGGCGGGCGCCGATCCCACCGCCGGAACCCCGTCCGCGCTCGACGCGGCACGGATGTTCGGCAAGGACGAGTATCTGAGCCTGTTCGGCCTGTAG
- a CDS encoding GAF domain-containing protein, which yields MASAETNPHLAALAPRLDEIARLLGVRSVLIMRSEPGAMAVAATAGEAAEHYAVGAVGKKAGDDPGKVPLYCEHVVDTGDEVFVRDSRVDKRFAGNEDEIEFGLTNYLGLPVHDSAGEVVGTVCVLDEVAREYTSAERDELVGLRVHVESIIRADRSALG from the coding sequence GTGGCATCTGCCGAGACCAATCCGCACCTCGCTGCCCTGGCACCGCGGCTCGATGAGATCGCGCGCCTCCTCGGTGTCCGATCGGTACTGATCATGCGTTCGGAACCCGGTGCGATGGCTGTCGCTGCCACGGCCGGAGAGGCGGCCGAGCACTACGCCGTCGGGGCCGTCGGTAAGAAAGCGGGAGATGACCCGGGCAAGGTCCCTCTGTACTGCGAGCACGTGGTGGACACCGGTGACGAGGTCTTCGTGCGGGATTCGCGGGTCGACAAGCGTTTCGCGGGCAACGAGGACGAAATCGAGTTCGGCCTCACCAACTACCTAGGGCTTCCCGTTCACGACTCGGCCGGTGAGGTCGTCGGGACCGTTTGTGTGCTTGACGAGGTAGCGCGCGAGTACACGTCGGCAGAGCGCGACGAGCTGGTGGGTTTGCGTGTCCACGTTGAGTCGATTATCCGAGCCGATCGGTCAGCACTGGGCTGA
- the serS gene encoding serine--tRNA ligase encodes MIDLKFLRENPDVVRASQRLRGEDPALVDVLLDADTARRAAVSTGDTLRAEQKTASKKVGQATPEERPALLAAASELATKVKAAEAEQVVAEAAFTEAHKAISNVVIDGVPAGGEQDFVVRELVGEPTVIENPRDHVELGESLRLFDMERGAKVSGARFYFLTGYGALLQLGLLQLAVQTAVANGFTLLIPPVLVKPEIMGGTGFLGAHADEVYHLEEDDLYLVGTSEVPIAGYHLGEILDLNDGPLRYAGWSSCFRREAGSYGKDTRGIIRVHQFDKVEAFVYCKPEDAEAEHTKILGWERQMLAHIDVPYRVIDVAAGDLGSSAARKFDCEAWVPTQQAYRELTSTSNCTTFQARRLAVRYRDENGKPQTAATLNGTLATTRWLVAILENHQLPDGSVRVPAALVPFVGTEVLEPT; translated from the coding sequence GTGATCGACCTCAAATTCCTGCGTGAAAACCCCGACGTGGTGCGTGCCTCGCAGCGTCTGCGGGGCGAGGACCCGGCACTCGTGGATGTGCTCCTCGACGCCGATACGGCACGGCGGGCGGCGGTGTCGACCGGCGATACATTGCGCGCAGAGCAAAAGACGGCAAGTAAGAAGGTGGGCCAGGCGACGCCCGAGGAGCGCCCCGCGCTGTTGGCTGCCGCCTCTGAACTCGCGACGAAAGTCAAGGCCGCCGAAGCCGAGCAGGTGGTCGCAGAGGCCGCATTCACCGAGGCACACAAGGCGATCAGCAATGTGGTCATCGACGGGGTTCCGGCCGGTGGCGAGCAGGATTTTGTGGTACGCGAGCTGGTGGGCGAGCCGACTGTCATCGAAAACCCCAGGGATCATGTGGAATTGGGTGAGTCGCTGCGCCTGTTCGACATGGAGCGCGGTGCGAAGGTCTCCGGTGCCCGGTTCTACTTCCTCACCGGATATGGAGCGCTGCTGCAACTTGGTCTGCTGCAGTTGGCCGTGCAGACCGCGGTGGCCAACGGCTTCACCCTGCTGATTCCCCCCGTGCTGGTCAAGCCCGAAATCATGGGAGGCACAGGGTTTTTGGGCGCCCACGCCGATGAGGTGTACCACCTCGAGGAGGACGACCTATATCTGGTGGGCACCTCGGAGGTGCCGATCGCCGGGTACCACTTAGGGGAGATCCTCGACCTGAATGATGGACCGCTGCGGTACGCCGGATGGTCCAGCTGTTTCCGCCGCGAGGCCGGGAGCTATGGCAAGGACACCCGCGGCATCATCCGGGTACACCAGTTCGACAAGGTGGAGGCCTTCGTCTACTGCAAGCCCGAGGACGCCGAGGCCGAACACACCAAGATCCTGGGCTGGGAGCGTCAGATGCTGGCCCACATTGATGTGCCGTACCGCGTGATCGATGTTGCGGCAGGCGATTTGGGATCATCGGCGGCACGCAAGTTTGACTGTGAGGCGTGGGTGCCGACACAGCAGGCCTACCGCGAACTGACCTCCACCTCCAACTGCACCACCTTCCAGGCGAGGCGGCTGGCCGTGCGATACCGCGACGAGAACGGTAAGCCGCAAACGGCCGCGACACTCAACGGCACACTGGCGACCACGCGGTGGCTGGTGGCGATCCTGGAGAACCACCAGCTACCCGACGGCAGTGTTCGGGTACCCGCGGCCCTGGTTCCCTTCGTGGGAACCGAAGTGTTGGAACCCACATGA
- a CDS encoding DUF5718 family protein: MLDVELDELRSWFGFGVAGNFAGHLEQAGESADFVNVASNGVAPKGIFPWYVPGDGGFLGQFPLSHDETVLPESDTPLNLQIEPEVGLACRVHWRGDVVASLEPFALGAFNDCSIRRPNAPKISDKKNWGAASKGVARQFFEVSDLTPDGPTATLRLNCHLHTADGQQHEYGVDSPLLGYSYYGEVLLDWITERLDNQKGSPDTPLEDVGALMVAAGHPAHVLIGIGATKYTKLGESTYLQAGDEAVVRVYSTGSAEASELRQRVRNVR; the protein is encoded by the coding sequence ATGCTCGACGTCGAGCTGGACGAATTGCGTAGCTGGTTCGGCTTCGGGGTGGCCGGGAACTTCGCCGGGCATCTCGAACAGGCCGGGGAGTCAGCGGATTTCGTGAATGTGGCGTCAAACGGTGTCGCGCCGAAGGGAATCTTCCCCTGGTACGTGCCCGGTGATGGTGGGTTCCTGGGGCAGTTCCCGCTCTCGCACGATGAGACGGTGCTGCCCGAGAGCGACACTCCGCTGAACCTGCAGATCGAACCCGAGGTGGGGCTGGCATGCCGGGTGCATTGGCGCGGTGACGTCGTCGCCTCACTGGAGCCGTTCGCGCTGGGGGCTTTCAACGACTGCTCGATCCGCCGGCCCAACGCTCCCAAGATCAGTGACAAGAAGAACTGGGGAGCGGCATCCAAAGGCGTTGCGCGACAGTTCTTTGAGGTCAGCGATCTCACTCCCGACGGACCCACCGCCACCCTGCGGCTGAACTGTCACCTGCACACCGCGGACGGACAACAGCACGAGTACGGCGTGGACAGCCCACTGCTTGGATACTCCTACTACGGCGAGGTGCTCCTGGACTGGATCACCGAGCGGCTGGACAACCAAAAGGGTTCGCCGGACACGCCGCTGGAGGATGTGGGCGCACTCATGGTGGCCGCCGGGCACCCCGCGCATGTGCTGATCGGTATCGGGGCCACCAAGTACACGAAACTGGGCGAGTCCACGTATCTACAAGCAGGCGACGAGGCGGTGGTGCGCGTCTACAGCACCGGATCCGCTGAGGCATCCGAGCTGCGGCAGCGGGTACGCAACGTCCGCTAG
- a CDS encoding nitroreductase family deazaflavin-dependent oxidoreductase — protein sequence MTEGVTSDSYRELSESGVQKHNSRMIRLLRQNNGKLPGVSDDEMPVLILSITGAKSGIERLTPLGYFEHDGRRFIVGSNGGQQEPPSWIFNVRTHPAVTVEIVPDVYNAVVRELDSSERDEMFPALVARYAFFGDYQSRIDRVIPMFELVPA from the coding sequence ATGACCGAAGGCGTGACATCGGATTCGTACCGGGAACTTTCTGAAAGCGGTGTGCAGAAACACAATAGCCGGATGATCAGGCTGCTCCGCCAGAACAATGGCAAGCTCCCCGGAGTATCCGATGACGAGATGCCGGTGCTCATCCTGTCGATCACCGGCGCAAAATCGGGAATCGAACGGCTGACACCACTGGGGTACTTTGAGCACGACGGGCGCAGGTTCATTGTGGGGTCCAACGGCGGACAGCAGGAACCCCCATCGTGGATCTTCAATGTGCGCACCCATCCCGCGGTGACCGTCGAGATCGTTCCGGACGTCTACAATGCCGTTGTCCGCGAGTTGGATTCGAGTGAGCGCGACGAGATGTTCCCGGCGCTGGTGGCCAGGTACGCGTTCTTCGGCGACTACCAGTCGCGGATTGACCGGGTGATTCCGATGTTCGAGTTGGTACCGGCTTAG